A section of the Cygnus olor isolate bCygOlo1 chromosome 14, bCygOlo1.pri.v2, whole genome shotgun sequence genome encodes:
- the PCBD2 gene encoding pterin-4-alpha-carbinolamine dehydratase 2 isoform X3, which translates to MTRVALQAEKMNHHPEWFNVYSKVQITLISHDCGGLTKRDVKLAQFIDKAAASV; encoded by the exons ATGACACGAGTTGCTCTACAAGCGGAGAAGATGAATCACCACCCGGAGTGGTTTAATGTCTACAGCAAG GTTCAGATCACCCTCATTTCGCATGACTGCGGTGGGCTGACGAAGAGAGATGTGAAGCTGGCTCAGTTCATTGACAAAGCTGCTGCCTCAGTGTAA